In Triticum aestivum cultivar Chinese Spring chromosome 5B, IWGSC CS RefSeq v2.1, whole genome shotgun sequence, the following proteins share a genomic window:
- the LOC123115164 gene encoding keratin, type I cytoskeletal 10-like, with the protein MADKGKGKADARYKPWQRRRHGAAGTETEAVDDTAGTSSRTSGRTETAGGGGTQQELPPGVSYQFSGAPGGGGGTGLSQSQLRIPTTTTTVQQPLSNQGAFSPLPRKWQNSFSLLVPRGSAPFGGQNQIANPQFAGGGGGGGSGAGYGGFSQFAGGE; encoded by the exons ATGGCGGACAAGGGGAAGGGGAAAGCCGACGCCCGCTATAAGCCATGGCAGCGGCGGCGTCACGGTGCAGCGGGGACGGAGACTGAAGCCGTCGACGACACTGCCGGTACTTCGTCGCGGACTTCAGGGCGGACGGAgactgccggcggcggcgggactcAGCAGGAGCTTCCACCCGGCGTCTCTTACCAGTTCAGTGGAG CTCCCGGTggcgggggcgggacggggctcTCTCAGTCGCAATTGAGGATAcctacgacgacgacgacggtacagCAGCCGCTGAGCAATCAAGGTGCGTTCTCTCCCCTCCCAAGAAAATGGCAAAATTCTTTCTCTCTGCTTGTCC CCCGTGGGAGTGCGCCCTTCGGCGGCCAGAACCAGATCGCCAACCCACAGTTCGCTGGAGGTGGCGGCGGGGGTGGGTCAGGGGCGGGGTACGGGGGATTCTCTCAGTTTG CCGGTGGAGAATAA